In Marinobacter salsuginis, one DNA window encodes the following:
- a CDS encoding cold-shock protein, with product MRNPSKAILFSLLIAIPAPLVLAILLSFTPEPLRLIAAGQLVEALGSNRGIAAYIISLIVFGIAGFLAIALSVKKPAEKQQTSRSSNRAPSQSRDDDDDGYDESSPEGNEEGTVKWFNVKKGFGFIVRDSGDEVFVHFRAIRGRGRRVLRQGQLVRFNVVEADKGLQADNVSILSD from the coding sequence ATGCGTAATCCATCCAAAGCGATCCTTTTTTCTCTCCTGATCGCCATTCCCGCACCGCTGGTGCTTGCCATTTTGCTGTCTTTCACCCCAGAGCCTCTTCGCCTGATCGCTGCGGGCCAACTTGTGGAAGCCCTGGGTAGCAACCGTGGCATCGCAGCCTACATTATCTCGCTGATCGTTTTCGGCATTGCGGGCTTCCTGGCCATTGCGTTGTCAGTCAAGAAACCGGCCGAAAAGCAACAAACATCCCGGTCGAGCAACCGTGCACCCAGCCAGAGCCGCGATGACGATGATGACGGCTATGACGAAAGCAGCCCTGAGGGTAACGAGGAAGGCACCGTAAAGTGGTTCAACGTCAAGAAAGGCTTCGGCTTCATCGTGCGCGACAGTGGTGATGAAGTATTCGTTCACTTCCGTGCCATTCGTGGCCGCGGGCGCCGGGTTCTGCGCCAGGGTCAACTGGTACGCTTTAACGTTGTGGAAGCAGACAAAGGCCTCCAGGCCGACAACGTGTCCATCCTGAGCGACTGA
- a CDS encoding VOC family protein — protein MQYLHTMIRVSNLEETLHFFCDLLGMIEISRKSSDKGRFTLVFLAAPEDEARAREDRAPMIELTYNWDPEEYTGGRNFGHLAYRVDDIYALCEHLKSNGVTINRPPRDGHMAFIRTPDNISIELLQKGEALPPKEPWASMENNGTW, from the coding sequence ATGCAATATCTTCACACCATGATCCGGGTGAGTAATCTGGAAGAGACGCTGCATTTCTTTTGCGATTTGCTGGGAATGATTGAAATCAGTCGCAAGAGTAGCGACAAAGGCCGGTTTACCCTGGTTTTCCTGGCTGCGCCGGAAGACGAGGCGCGTGCCCGAGAAGACCGGGCGCCGATGATCGAGCTCACCTATAACTGGGATCCTGAAGAGTACACTGGCGGGCGCAATTTTGGCCACCTTGCTTACCGGGTGGACGACATTTATGCGCTTTGCGAGCACCTCAAATCCAATGGCGTAACCATTAATCGCCCGCCCCGTGATGGGCATATGGCTTTTATCCGGACCCCGGATAACATCTCTATCGAGCTTTTGCAGAAAGGTGAGGCGCTTCCACCGAAAGAACCCTGGGCCAGCATGGAAAACAATGGTACCTGGTGA
- a CDS encoding DUF1853 family protein yields the protein MDAKTAPYSASELTTPAVRHLAWICQAPQLLQSPLTFEPGRFLPDDVTEKIKAWDHNPQTAPPLLREPPQKRLGFYFERLYRVLLEDLLGWEVLLQNQQIQSNGRTIGELDFVVHNRNEDRIEHHEIAIKYYLGVPEHSERTLWYGPNARDRLDLKADRMLRLQSQRTTLPEARALLADMGIKEPVMPRIFMPGYLFYPTGTQVSAPQSVPANHLRGQWCYLSQVESSDLPGWVLLNKPHWIGPWRQYESPAPDAVNAALATIERAEIPLLFAKLKQNSVTGLWQETNRLFVVPDSWPG from the coding sequence ATGGATGCAAAAACAGCCCCCTACTCTGCTTCTGAGCTGACCACCCCCGCGGTCCGACACCTTGCCTGGATATGCCAGGCACCTCAGCTGTTGCAGTCACCGCTGACGTTTGAGCCAGGTCGCTTTCTGCCTGATGATGTAACGGAAAAAATTAAAGCCTGGGATCACAATCCGCAAACAGCACCGCCTCTGCTGAGAGAACCGCCCCAGAAACGGCTCGGGTTCTACTTCGAACGGCTTTACCGGGTATTGCTGGAAGATCTGCTGGGCTGGGAAGTTCTGCTTCAAAACCAACAGATACAGTCCAACGGGCGAACCATCGGCGAACTGGATTTTGTCGTGCACAATCGGAATGAAGATCGAATTGAGCACCACGAAATTGCCATCAAGTATTACCTAGGGGTTCCGGAGCACAGCGAGAGAACCCTGTGGTATGGACCGAACGCCCGGGATCGGCTGGACCTGAAAGCAGATCGGATGTTGCGCTTGCAAAGCCAGCGAACCACGCTGCCCGAAGCCAGGGCGCTGCTGGCAGACATGGGTATCAAAGAACCTGTCATGCCCCGCATTTTCATGCCCGGATACCTTTTTTACCCGACCGGAACACAGGTGAGCGCCCCACAGTCCGTGCCTGCAAATCACCTTCGAGGCCAGTGGTGCTACCTCTCACAGGTTGAATCATCGGACCTTCCCGGTTGGGTGCTCCTGAACAAACCCCACTGGATCGGCCCGTGGCGTCAATACGAATCCCCCGCTCCTGATGCAGTGAATGCCGCACTGGCCACCATCGAACGCGCCGAGATCCCGCTCTTGTTCGCGAAGCTGAAGCAGAATTCCGTCACCGGCCTCTGGCAGGAAACCAATCGCTTATTCGTAGTGCCGGACAGCTGGCCAGGGTGA
- a CDS encoding AAA family ATPase produces MTTQPELWLLVGGNGAGKTTFYERFLARRKIPLVNADNIARSMWPDAPEKHSYEAALIAERERLRLIEERQTFCFETVFSHPSKVDFVGTAKAAGFRVRMFYFHLELPSLNKARVASRVTAGGHNVPEAKIESRIPRTLANLRQCIGLADELHLVDNSRLDQPYVRVAVCENGQWCALQDNLPQWASDLIDR; encoded by the coding sequence GTGACAACGCAGCCTGAGCTCTGGCTGCTGGTTGGCGGTAACGGTGCGGGCAAAACCACATTTTATGAGCGGTTCCTGGCCCGCCGGAAGATTCCGCTGGTAAACGCCGATAATATTGCCCGCAGCATGTGGCCGGACGCGCCCGAAAAGCACAGTTACGAGGCAGCACTGATTGCGGAAAGGGAACGGCTCAGGCTGATTGAGGAGAGGCAGACCTTCTGCTTCGAAACCGTCTTCTCCCACCCCTCGAAAGTGGATTTTGTCGGGACAGCCAAAGCCGCCGGATTTCGGGTTCGGATGTTTTACTTCCATCTGGAATTGCCCTCCCTGAACAAGGCGCGGGTCGCTTCCCGGGTAACAGCCGGCGGCCACAACGTCCCAGAAGCCAAGATCGAGTCAAGGATTCCACGAACGCTGGCGAATCTGCGCCAATGCATTGGTCTGGCGGACGAATTGCACCTGGTCGATAACTCGCGCCTTGATCAGCCTTACGTACGCGTCGCGGTCTGCGAAAATGGGCAGTGGTGTGCCTTGCAGGATAATTTGCCGCAGTGGGCAAGTGATCTGATTGATCGCTGA
- a CDS encoding TA system antitoxin ParD family protein, whose product MTTAVRLDDTLVRHAAAEGAVHRRSTPKQIEYWAEIGRAVASDVSAEDLIAILQGIRQVRVEPVVAEPVSSDDLWAEVDQARASGELERSISRGRTVYQASGEKPGYLEAIYPDGSREIGQFRNGRFEALSDRDNAA is encoded by the coding sequence ATGACAACCGCTGTTCGTCTTGACGACACATTAGTTCGCCACGCTGCGGCGGAAGGTGCGGTCCATCGACGCTCGACACCCAAGCAGATAGAGTACTGGGCCGAGATAGGGCGTGCCGTCGCCAGCGACGTGAGCGCCGAAGATCTGATTGCCATTCTCCAGGGTATTCGGCAGGTGAGGGTTGAGCCGGTGGTGGCCGAGCCGGTTTCCAGCGATGACCTCTGGGCTGAGGTGGATCAGGCCCGGGCAAGTGGCGAACTGGAGCGCTCTATCAGCCGCGGGCGTACGGTGTATCAGGCGTCTGGAGAGAAACCGGGCTATCTGGAAGCCATATATCCGGATGGCTCCCGGGAAATCGGTCAGTTTCGCAATGGACGCTTTGAGGCACTGAGTGACCGTGACAACGCAGCCTGA
- a CDS encoding NADP-dependent oxidoreductase, with protein MSEYRNRAVVLKQRPQGEIQQGDLVLEERPVRSPNEGEVVAQVLWLSLDPYMRPRMNDAKGYMDPIGIDEPIVGESVARVVESRSDALKVGDLVTCYSGWQEYVTFPGDAPMVYKIQQRDNVPLQAYLGVAGMPGRTGYCGLMYVGKPKAGETVVVSAASGPVGTVVGQTAKSEGCRVVGVAGGPEKCNYVVNELGFDACVDYKAGNLEADLKAACPDGIDIYFENVGGAVTRAVAPLLNTGARVPICGFVSAYNATDMASVETPFHVLKALDPVPEHRFFLVTEWQDQHQEITDILASRVASGELKYRETVAEGLENAVDAFKGMLKGQNFGKQLVHIAD; from the coding sequence GTGAGCGAATACAGGAACCGAGCCGTTGTACTCAAACAGCGCCCCCAGGGTGAAATTCAACAAGGCGATCTGGTGTTGGAAGAGCGCCCCGTTCGCTCCCCCAATGAGGGTGAGGTGGTCGCACAGGTGCTCTGGCTGTCGCTGGATCCTTACATGCGCCCTCGTATGAACGATGCCAAAGGTTACATGGACCCTATCGGCATCGACGAGCCAATTGTCGGCGAGAGCGTTGCCCGGGTGGTGGAATCCCGCTCGGACGCCCTGAAGGTCGGTGATCTGGTCACTTGTTATTCCGGTTGGCAGGAATACGTTACCTTCCCGGGCGATGCGCCGATGGTGTACAAGATTCAGCAGCGAGACAACGTACCCCTGCAAGCCTATCTCGGCGTTGCCGGTATGCCTGGGCGCACGGGGTACTGCGGCCTGATGTACGTGGGTAAGCCGAAAGCCGGCGAAACCGTGGTTGTCTCTGCCGCTTCCGGGCCTGTAGGAACCGTCGTTGGCCAGACTGCCAAATCAGAGGGCTGCCGGGTTGTTGGCGTTGCCGGCGGCCCCGAAAAGTGCAATTACGTGGTCAATGAGCTGGGTTTCGACGCCTGTGTGGATTACAAGGCCGGCAATCTGGAAGCAGACCTGAAAGCGGCCTGCCCTGACGGCATCGATATCTACTTTGAAAACGTGGGTGGTGCCGTGACGCGCGCCGTGGCACCGCTGTTGAACACGGGCGCCCGGGTGCCCATCTGCGGTTTCGTATCCGCCTACAATGCGACGGATATGGCCAGCGTGGAAACCCCGTTTCACGTCCTCAAGGCACTGGACCCAGTACCCGAACACCGGTTTTTCCTGGTGACCGAATGGCAGGACCAGCACCAGGAGATCACCGACATTCTGGCCTCACGGGTCGCTTCCGGTGAACTGAAATATCGGGAAACTGTTGCCGAAGGGCTGGAAAATGCCGTTGACGCCTTCAAGGGCATGCTCAAGGGCCAGAACTTCGGCAAGCAGCTGGTTCATATCGCAGACTAA
- a CDS encoding NAD(P)H-quinone oxidoreductase, whose product MKAIKVTGGNLNWESWEGPGEPPEDHVEIEVVWTAINRADLMQRAGVYPPPPGASDILGLEVSGRIASVGSGVTRFKPGDEVCALLTGGGYATHVVVPEVQVLPIPKGLSLEKAAAIPEVLATAWLNLYHEAALKPGERVLLHAGGSGLGTAVIQLATAFGNPVFATAGDKVKLEVCRKLGASGVWNRNDGSFVEAVTAWGGVDMVLDPVGGSYIAEDQRVLNVDGRIVLIGLMGGRMAEVDLGIMLVKRQRIIGSTLRSRTVEDKGEVMQALYRHVWPLLAAGQIEPLIDSTWPIEQLEDAMAYVAENRNTGKVLLKIAD is encoded by the coding sequence ATCAAAGCAATCAAGGTAACCGGGGGCAACCTCAACTGGGAATCCTGGGAAGGGCCGGGGGAGCCGCCGGAGGACCACGTTGAAATTGAGGTTGTCTGGACAGCCATCAACCGTGCCGACCTGATGCAGCGGGCGGGTGTCTACCCACCCCCGCCGGGCGCGTCTGACATTCTGGGGCTGGAAGTCAGCGGACGCATTGCCTCGGTGGGATCAGGGGTAACCCGTTTCAAGCCCGGTGACGAGGTCTGCGCCTTGCTCACGGGCGGCGGTTACGCGACCCATGTTGTCGTGCCCGAAGTTCAGGTTTTGCCTATCCCCAAGGGTTTGTCACTCGAGAAAGCTGCGGCCATTCCCGAGGTGCTCGCCACGGCCTGGCTGAACCTTTACCACGAAGCGGCACTGAAACCGGGCGAACGGGTGCTTCTGCACGCAGGCGGAAGCGGTCTCGGCACCGCTGTCATTCAGTTGGCAACGGCCTTCGGTAACCCGGTCTTCGCCACTGCCGGTGACAAAGTCAAGCTGGAGGTTTGTCGGAAGCTGGGGGCCAGCGGTGTCTGGAACCGGAATGACGGTTCCTTTGTGGAGGCCGTTACAGCCTGGGGCGGAGTCGATATGGTTCTGGACCCGGTTGGTGGCAGCTACATTGCCGAAGACCAGCGGGTTCTGAATGTCGATGGCCGGATTGTACTGATCGGGCTGATGGGCGGCCGGATGGCCGAGGTGGATCTGGGCATCATGCTGGTCAAACGCCAGCGTATTATCGGTTCCACACTCCGCTCCCGAACGGTCGAGGATAAGGGTGAGGTCATGCAGGCGCTCTACCGGCATGTCTGGCCGCTGCTGGCCGCCGGCCAGATTGAGCCATTGATCGATAGCACCTGGCCGATCGAACAGTTGGAAGACGCGATGGCCTATGTGGCCGAGAATAGAAATACCGGCAAGGTGCTCCTGAAGATTGCCGACTGA
- a CDS encoding sugar phosphorylase, with amino-acid sequence MTQPLKAKLVSMLEVVYPELDCDFLAEQLLTTMGLAPNQEPPPAHQNNWDESDVVLITYADTVQQADEKPLQTLHRFLGDCLSDSISSVHILPFFPYSSDDGFSVMDYLAVNESHGNWEDIESIARDYKLMADLVINHMSARSRWFENFRKRVDPGKDYFFEGNPRDDLSAVVRPRTSPLLNPVQADDGERYVWCTFSEDQVDLNFANPKVLIEFAAIIRRYLERGIIIFRLDAVAFLWKEPGTPCIHLQQTHELIKILRLLIEHHSPDAVVITETNVPNRENLTYFGNANEAHVIYNFSLPPLLINTLVTGDCKHLKTWLMSMPPAQMGTTYLNFIASHDGVGMRPTDGLLTEEEKQRLINTMDSFGGKVSFRRTPDGRDQPYEINIALYDALQGTAESGRDHWQLQRFICAHTVMLALEGIPAFYIHSLLATENDLERVEHTGRLRSINRSQWQLDDLEQKLADPLSHHSKAFQELKRLIAIRRKQPAFHPNATQFTLHLGLQLFGFWRQSMRRDQSIFCIHNISNEVQQVALSDINLIGTDHWQDLISGMTIDDLSGSITLKPYQSVWLSNLEVTV; translated from the coding sequence ATGACCCAGCCTCTGAAAGCGAAGCTGGTGTCCATGCTGGAGGTGGTTTACCCGGAGCTGGACTGTGACTTTCTGGCCGAGCAGTTATTGACCACCATGGGGCTGGCGCCCAACCAGGAACCGCCGCCTGCGCATCAGAATAACTGGGACGAATCGGATGTGGTGTTGATCACCTACGCCGATACGGTGCAGCAGGCGGACGAAAAGCCGCTGCAGACCCTGCATCGGTTTCTCGGCGATTGTCTGTCGGATTCCATTTCGTCGGTACACATACTGCCGTTCTTCCCTTATAGCTCCGATGATGGCTTCTCGGTCATGGACTATCTGGCGGTGAACGAGTCCCATGGAAATTGGGAGGATATCGAGAGTATCGCCAGGGACTATAAGCTGATGGCGGATCTGGTCATCAACCATATGTCCGCACGCAGCCGCTGGTTCGAGAACTTCCGCAAACGGGTGGATCCGGGCAAGGATTATTTCTTCGAGGGTAATCCGAGAGACGACCTGAGTGCCGTGGTGCGTCCCCGTACCTCACCGCTCCTGAACCCGGTCCAGGCCGACGATGGCGAGCGGTATGTCTGGTGTACCTTCAGCGAGGATCAGGTCGATCTGAATTTTGCCAATCCGAAGGTGCTGATCGAGTTCGCTGCAATCATCCGGCGCTATCTGGAACGAGGCATTATCATTTTCCGGCTTGATGCCGTCGCCTTTCTCTGGAAGGAACCGGGTACGCCCTGCATTCATCTGCAGCAAACCCATGAGCTGATCAAGATCCTCCGGCTGCTGATCGAGCATCACAGCCCTGATGCCGTGGTGATTACCGAGACCAACGTACCCAACCGGGAAAACCTGACCTACTTCGGCAACGCCAACGAAGCCCATGTTATCTACAACTTCTCGTTGCCACCCCTGCTGATCAATACCCTGGTGACCGGTGACTGCAAGCACCTGAAAACCTGGCTGATGAGCATGCCGCCGGCCCAGATGGGCACCACCTATCTGAACTTTATTGCCTCCCATGATGGTGTTGGCATGCGGCCGACGGATGGTCTGCTGACGGAAGAGGAAAAGCAGCGGCTGATCAACACCATGGATTCCTTTGGCGGCAAGGTTTCCTTCCGGCGCACGCCGGATGGTCGGGATCAGCCCTACGAAATCAATATTGCCCTGTACGACGCACTTCAGGGCACGGCGGAGTCGGGGCGGGATCACTGGCAACTGCAGCGTTTTATCTGCGCGCACACCGTGATGCTGGCCCTGGAGGGCATTCCCGCGTTCTACATCCACAGTCTGCTGGCGACGGAAAACGATCTGGAGCGAGTGGAGCATACCGGTCGGCTGCGGTCCATCAACCGCAGTCAGTGGCAACTGGACGACCTGGAGCAGAAGCTCGCGGACCCCCTGAGCCATCACAGCAAAGCGTTCCAGGAGCTGAAGCGTTTGATCGCCATTCGGCGCAAACAGCCGGCGTTTCATCCGAATGCCACCCAGTTCACCCTGCATCTTGGGCTTCAGTTGTTCGGTTTCTGGCGCCAGAGTATGCGCCGGGATCAGTCCATCTTCTGCATTCACAATATCAGCAACGAAGTGCAACAGGTTGCCCTGAGCGACATCAATCTGATTGGTACCGATCACTGGCAGGACCTGATTTCCGGGATGACCATCGATGATCTTTCCGGCTCTATCACCCTGAAGCCATACCAGAGCGTGTGGTTGTCCAACCTGGAAGTTACCGTCTGA
- a CDS encoding glycosyl transferase, translating to MGDFYQNGIITTLHNLVRRPVEDLEAELMSFRKARPMSLVLPSLYSELEGPALKNIVHELGKVPYLDQVVIGLDRANEEQYRHALEYFSELPQSFKVLWNDGPRLRSIDLKLREQNLAPTEMGKGRNVWYCFGYVLASGVSKSVALHDCDILTYSRDLVARLIYPVANPGFNYMFCKGYYARVADGKMNGRVSRLLVTPLIRALKKVCGPNDFLDYLDSYRYPLAGEFSFRTDVINDLRIPSDWGLEIGVLSEMKRNYATNRLCQVDIADVYDHKHQELSAEDVSKGLSKMSMDIAKALFRKLATNGEIFSNEKFRTIKATYFRIALDFVETYQNDAIINGLTFDRHKEEKAVELFAQNVMRAGAYFLDNPMDTPFIPSWNRVTSAIPDIKEQLLEAVELDNEEFKP from the coding sequence ATGGGCGACTTTTACCAGAATGGCATTATCACAACCCTTCATAACCTTGTTCGGCGTCCCGTGGAGGACCTGGAAGCGGAGCTGATGAGCTTTCGCAAGGCCCGGCCAATGTCACTGGTGTTGCCGTCGCTGTATTCGGAGCTGGAGGGGCCGGCCCTGAAAAATATTGTGCACGAGCTGGGCAAGGTGCCTTATCTGGATCAGGTGGTCATTGGCCTCGACCGTGCCAATGAGGAGCAATACCGCCACGCTCTGGAATATTTCTCGGAGCTGCCTCAGAGCTTCAAGGTGCTCTGGAACGATGGGCCCCGCCTCAGGAGTATTGACCTGAAGCTCAGGGAGCAGAACCTGGCGCCGACGGAGATGGGCAAGGGCCGAAACGTCTGGTACTGCTTTGGCTATGTACTGGCCTCCGGTGTCAGCAAATCCGTTGCCTTGCACGACTGCGACATCCTTACCTATTCCCGGGATCTAGTGGCCCGCCTGATCTACCCTGTGGCCAATCCCGGCTTCAACTACATGTTCTGCAAAGGCTATTACGCCCGTGTCGCCGACGGGAAAATGAACGGACGGGTGAGCCGGCTACTGGTGACGCCGCTGATCCGCGCACTGAAGAAAGTCTGTGGTCCCAACGATTTCCTCGACTACCTCGACAGTTACCGCTACCCCCTGGCCGGGGAATTCTCATTCCGCACCGACGTGATCAATGATCTGCGCATTCCCAGTGACTGGGGTCTGGAGATCGGTGTGCTTTCGGAGATGAAGCGCAACTACGCCACCAACCGCCTTTGCCAGGTGGACATTGCCGATGTCTATGATCACAAGCACCAGGAACTCTCGGCGGAGGATGTCAGCAAAGGGCTGTCCAAAATGAGCATGGATATCGCCAAGGCCCTGTTCCGGAAGCTGGCGACCAACGGCGAGATTTTCTCCAATGAAAAATTCCGGACCATCAAAGCCACGTATTTCCGCATTGCCCTGGATTTCGTGGAGACCTACCAGAATGACGCCATTATTAACGGATTGACGTTTGATCGGCACAAGGAGGAGAAAGCCGTGGAGCTGTTTGCCCAGAACGTGATGCGGGCCGGCGCCTATTTCCTCGATAATCCGATGGATACACCCTTTATTCCCAGCTGGAACCGGGTCACAAGCGCCATTCCCGACATCAAGGAGCAGTTGCTGGAGGCGGTCGAACTGGATAACGAGGAATTCAAGCCATGA
- a CDS encoding HAD-IIB family hydrolase, giving the protein MARPHLIIFSDLDGTLLDHDDYRWQAAGPALDRLKAAQIPLVLNSSKTMPEIRALREELGNNDPFIVENGAAVVIPPHALGNAEEEVVNFGATRDRVLEVLGAQRKRGARFTSFADMSANELAAETGLDSAAAVRAKERLGTEPLLWQGSEEALAEFEAAIGSEGLRLVAGGRFLHAMGIFDKADGARFLLNKYREQYREQYGDAHVLAIALGDSPNDQQMLESADIPVVIRGVKSDEVRLPSAKHAMRSLKPGPEGWNECVLNLLFEYGY; this is encoded by the coding sequence ATGGCCCGACCTCATTTGATTATCTTTTCCGACCTCGATGGCACCCTGCTTGATCACGATGATTACCGTTGGCAGGCCGCCGGTCCAGCCCTCGACAGGCTGAAGGCAGCCCAGATACCCCTGGTGCTTAACTCCAGCAAAACCATGCCGGAGATCCGGGCGTTGAGGGAAGAGCTTGGAAATAACGATCCGTTCATAGTCGAAAACGGTGCAGCCGTGGTTATTCCGCCCCATGCACTGGGTAATGCCGAAGAAGAAGTGGTGAATTTTGGTGCAACCCGGGATCGGGTTCTTGAGGTGCTTGGCGCTCAACGTAAGAGGGGAGCTCGATTCACGAGCTTTGCCGACATGTCCGCAAACGAGCTGGCGGCAGAGACGGGCCTGGATTCGGCGGCAGCCGTGAGGGCCAAAGAGCGGCTCGGGACCGAACCATTGCTCTGGCAGGGATCGGAAGAGGCGCTGGCGGAATTTGAGGCGGCTATAGGCTCGGAGGGCCTTCGACTAGTAGCCGGAGGACGTTTTCTTCATGCCATGGGGATATTCGATAAAGCCGATGGGGCCCGGTTCTTGCTAAACAAATACAGAGAGCAATACCGGGAGCAGTATGGCGATGCGCACGTGTTGGCCATTGCCCTGGGTGACAGCCCCAACGATCAGCAGATGCTGGAATCGGCCGATATACCGGTGGTAATCCGGGGTGTCAAAAGCGATGAAGTGCGGCTGCCTTCGGCAAAGCACGCCATGCGCTCCCTCAAGCCCGGCCCTGAAGGCTGGAATGAGTGCGTACTCAATCTCCTGTTTGAGTACGGGTACTGA
- a CDS encoding protein adenylyltransferase SelO — translation MSGNDFRIEHRYLELPDSFYTRVQPSPLKDAKMVCFNHKLAAQMGFRADSESDWTGVGAGSELLEGMDPVAMKYTGHQFGVYNPELGDGRGLLLWETIGPDGRRWDWHLKGAGMTPYSRFGDGRAVLRSTIREHLCSEAMYGLGIPTTRALFMVSARDPVRRESIETAAALVRVAETHIRFGHFEFAAHHEGPETVKTLLEHVISLHFPHLINLPDDERYSRWFEEVVERTARTIADWQAVGFCHGVMNSDNMSIIGDTFDYGPYAFLDDFDAGYISNHTDQGGRYAYNRQPQVGFENCRYLATALLPVMEEDDVRRGLRRYEVAYNERFLQNMRDKLGLTIEDEADLSLIMDTFSMMHEHHVDYTAFFRALSNLHSHGHGPVRDLFVDRSVADQWLERYEERLLYETRAHDEREYAMRRVNPKYVLRNYLAQQVIQEAQNGDYEPMKAFLKVLERPYDEQPENEAYAALPPDWGKHLNISCSS, via the coding sequence ATGAGTGGCAACGATTTTCGAATAGAGCATCGCTACCTGGAGCTCCCGGACAGTTTTTACACCCGGGTTCAGCCCTCACCCCTGAAAGACGCGAAGATGGTGTGTTTCAACCACAAACTCGCAGCCCAGATGGGATTTCGGGCCGATTCCGAATCCGACTGGACCGGCGTGGGTGCGGGGTCTGAACTGCTTGAGGGTATGGACCCGGTGGCCATGAAATACACCGGCCACCAGTTCGGCGTCTACAACCCGGAACTCGGCGACGGCCGTGGCCTGCTCCTCTGGGAAACCATTGGTCCTGATGGACGACGCTGGGACTGGCACCTCAAAGGCGCCGGTATGACCCCTTACTCCCGCTTTGGCGATGGCCGCGCCGTGCTTCGCTCCACCATTCGCGAGCATCTATGCAGCGAGGCCATGTATGGCCTTGGCATCCCGACCACCCGGGCCCTTTTCATGGTGAGCGCCAGAGACCCGGTGCGCCGGGAGTCCATCGAAACAGCAGCGGCACTTGTGCGAGTAGCCGAAACGCACATTCGCTTCGGGCACTTCGAGTTCGCCGCCCACCACGAGGGGCCTGAAACCGTCAAGACGCTACTCGAACACGTGATCTCGTTACACTTCCCCCACTTGATCAATCTGCCCGATGACGAACGGTACAGCCGGTGGTTCGAGGAAGTGGTCGAGCGGACGGCACGAACGATTGCGGACTGGCAGGCGGTGGGCTTCTGCCACGGCGTGATGAACAGTGACAACATGTCGATCATCGGCGACACCTTTGACTACGGCCCCTACGCATTTCTCGATGATTTCGATGCCGGCTATATAAGCAATCATACCGACCAGGGCGGGCGCTACGCCTACAATCGTCAGCCGCAAGTCGGATTTGAGAATTGCCGTTATCTGGCGACAGCCCTGCTTCCCGTGATGGAGGAAGACGATGTGCGCCGGGGGCTTCGCCGCTATGAAGTGGCCTACAACGAGCGCTTCCTCCAGAACATGCGGGACAAGCTGGGCCTTACCATTGAGGATGAAGCAGACCTGAGCCTGATCATGGATACCTTCAGCATGATGCACGAGCATCATGTCGACTACACCGCCTTCTTCCGGGCGCTTTCCAATCTGCATAGCCATGGCCATGGGCCGGTGCGTGATCTGTTTGTCGATCGGAGCGTGGCGGACCAGTGGCTGGAGCGCTATGAGGAACGACTACTGTACGAAACCCGTGCTCACGATGAGCGGGAATACGCCATGCGCCGCGTGAATCCAAAGTATGTGCTGAGGAACTACCTGGCCCAGCAGGTCATCCAGGAAGCCCAGAACGGGGATTACGAGCCGATGAAAGCGTTTCTGAAGGTGCTTGAGCGGCCCTATGACGAGCAACCGGAGAACGAGGCTTATGCGGCATTGCCGCCGGATTGGGGCAAGCACCTGAATATCAGCTGTTCAAGCTGA